One window of Nymphaea colorata isolate Beijing-Zhang1983 chromosome 11, ASM883128v2, whole genome shotgun sequence genomic DNA carries:
- the LOC116263570 gene encoding probable nucleoredoxin 1: MRRPLQSGVVEAIEDHGAVVYPFTSERMAEHRETEKSRLASQTIESPLESVGRELCHWQQWSQVSDLVGKTVLLYFSADWDPFWPFLNKLIETYHRIKAKDYAFETIFSSSDHDEAAFEEFGNHMKTSEERLYLLCRQPYPCESWHSLTVIFIYINVASPAK, translated from the exons ATGAGAAGACCACTGCAGTCAGGTGTCGTGGAAGCCATTGAAGATCATGGTGCTGTGGTTTATCCGTTCACTTCAGAAAGGATGGCAGAACATCGGGAAACAGAGAAATCTAGGCTTGCATCGCAGACAATAGAATCACCGCTAGAGTCAGTTGGAAGGGAACTTTGTCATTGGCAACAGTGGTCTCAAG TCTCTGATCTTGTCGGCAAGACTGTCCTCCTCTACTTCTCAGCAGACTGGGATCCATTTTGGCCGTTCTTGAACAAGCTTATTGAGACATACCACAGGATCAAAGCCAAGGACTATGCTTTTGAAACAATCTTCAGCTCAAGTGATCACGACGAAGCAGCATTTGAAGAGTTTGGAAATCATATGAAAACTTCAGAAGAGCGGTTGTATCTCCTGTGTCGTCAGCCATATCCTTGCGAGAGTTGGCATTCTCTTACTGTAATCTTCATATATATCAATGTCGCATCTCCTGCAAAGTAA
- the LOC116265022 gene encoding probable nucleoredoxin 1 gives MAEKDDGGINGGPYRLVELVSTAERDFLVKRNGDQVKVNHLEGKVVGLYFSASWCGPCQRFTPKLVNAYEELSQRGDFEVVFVSADEDQEEFDKYFSKMPWLAIPFSDSDIRSSLDQIFEVSGIPHLVILDGNGQLLTDDAAMMIRDYGAEAYPFSAERLQELKVEEETARNNQSLKSILVHSTRDFLVCNDGRKVPVTQLEGKTVGLLFSADSFYSCKELIPQLVEVYNKLKEKNFEIVLVSLDTDAESFDEGFEAMPWLALPFSDKTCMKLPHYFEIRGIPTLVIIGPDGKTLQSDVVEAIEDHGAEAYPFTSERMAALLEIEKAKLASQTIASLLVSDERNFVIGNGGLKVPVSDLVGKTVLLYFSAHWCPPCRAFSPKLIETYHEIKAKDSAFEIIFVSSDHDQAAFEEYFATMPFLALPYGDTRKKSLSKTFKVTGIPTLVAIGPSGRTLTKDARNLVINYGAAAYPFTEVRLKEVEQEMEEMAKQWPKEVQQHPLHEEHSLELSRRPNYICDACDSEGHGWSYLCADCDFDLHPMCALKAGADVGAQDDENTVGYREQDEPSNETWVCDGETCRKA, from the exons ATGGCAGAGAAGGACGACGGAGGCATCAATGGCGGACCATACCGTCTGGTCGAGCTCGTCTCCACTGCGGAGAGGGACTTCCTCGTCAAGCGAAACGGCGATCAG GTAAAAGTCAATCATCTGGAAGGGAAGGTTGTTGGCCTCTATTTCTCCGCATCTTGGTGTGGCCCATGCCAACGATTCACTCCCAAGCTCGTGAATGCATATGAAGAGCTTTCTCAAAGAGGTGATTTTGAGGTTGTATTTGTATCGGCTGATGAAGACCAAGAAGAATTTGACAAATACTTCTCAAAAATGCCATGGTTGGCTATTCCATTCTCTGATTCAGACATCAGATCATCTCTCGATCAGATCTTTGAGGTTTCAGGGATCCCACATCTTGTCATTCTTGATGGCAATGGTCAGCTGTTGACAGATGATGCTGCCATGATGATTAGGGATTATGGGGCTGAAGCCTATCCGTTTTCTGCggaaaggttgcaagagttgaaggtagAGGAGGAAACTGCACGAAACAATCAGAGTCTTAAGTCCATTTTGGTTCACTcgacaagagattttcttgtatGTAATGACggcaggaag GTCCCTGTGACACAGCTTGAAGGGAAGACTGTCGGCTTGCTATTTTCAGCAGATTCTTTCTACTCATGCAAGGAATTGATCCCACAGCTCGTTGAAGTCTAcaacaagttgaaggaaaagaattttGAGATTGTCTTGGTCTCACTGGATACCGACGCGGAGTCCTTTGATGAGGGATTTGAAGCTATGCCATGGCTTGCCTTGCCTTTTAGTGACAAGACATGCATGAAGTTACCTCACTACTTTGAGATTCGGGGGATCCCAACACTAGTTATAATTGGACCAGATGGAAAGACACTGCAGTCAGACGTTGTCGAAGCCATTGAAGATCATGGTGCTGAGGCTTATCCCTTCACTTCTGAAAGGATGGCAGCgcttttggaaatagaaaaagCTAAGCTTGCATCACAGACAATAGCATCGCTGCTAGTATCGGACGAAAGGAACTTTGTTATTGGCAATGGTGGTCTCAAG GTGCCAGTCTCTGATCTGGTTGGCAAGACCGTCCTCCTCTACTTCTCAGCACACTGGTGTCCTCCATGTCGTGCATTCTCGCCCAAGCTTATTGAGACATACCACGAGATCAAAGCTAAGGACTCTGCTTTTGAAATAATCTTCGTCTCAAGTGATCACGACCAAGCGGCATTTGAAGAGTACTTTGCCACAATGCCATTTTTAGCTCTCCCATACGGCGACACGAGAAAGAAGTCTTTGTCAAAAACTTTCAAGGTCACCGGAATCCCAACTCTTGTCGCCATCGGGCCGAGTGGCAGGACTCTAACAAAAGATGCTAGGAATCTAGTGATCAATTATGGCGCTGCGGCCTATCCTTTCACAGAGGTACGTCTGAAGGAGGTGGAACAGGAGATGGAAGAAATGGCAAAGCAGTGGCCTAAGGAAGTGCAGCAGCATCCGCTTCATGAGGAACATTCACTTGAACTATCTCGCCGGCCAAATTACATATGTGATGCATGCGACTCTGAGGGGCATGGTTGGTCATACCTATGTGCAGATTGTGACTTCGACCTTCATCCAATGTGTGCTTTAAAAGCAGGAGCAGATGTTGGTGCTCAAGATGATGAGAATACAGTTGGCTATAGAGAACAAGATGAACCATCCAATGAAACTTGGGTTTGTGATGGTGAGACCTGCCGTAAGGCCTGA
- the LOC116263773 gene encoding probable nucleoredoxin 1, whose protein sequence is MAEKADGARTYRLVELLSSAERDYLVRRNGDQVKVNDLEGKTVGLYFSASWCGPCRRFTPELISAYEGLVPKGDFEVVFISADEDQEQFDKYFSKMPWLAIPFSDSDTRSSLDEIFEVSGIPNLVILDGNGNLLTDDGTMMIREYGVESYPFSTERIQELKAEEENARNNQSLKSILVHSARDFLIYNDGRKVPVTELEGKTVGLLFSAYSFEPCKEFIPQLVEVYNKLKEKYFEIVMISLDFNTESFDEGFQAVPWLALPFNDLTCTKLPRYFEIEGIPTLVIIGPDGKTLQSDVVEAIENHGAEAYPFTSERMAALMEIEKAKLASQTIESLLVSDERDFVIGKGELKVPVSDLVGKTVLLYFSAHWCPPCRGFTPKLIETYHEIKAKDSAFEIIFVSSDHDQAAFEEYFATMPFLALPYGDMRKKSLSKTFKVTGIPTLVAIGPNGRTLTKDARNLVANYGAAAYPFTEERLKELEQETEETETAESDAEDDQNGVGQEIQGEPCNEGLVCDGEVCRRA, encoded by the exons ATGGCGGAGAAGGCCGACGGAGCCAGAACATACCGTCTGGTGGAGCTCCTCTCCTCTGCTGAGAGGGACTACCTTGTCAGGCGAAACGGCGATCAG GTAAAAGTCAATGATCTCGAAGGGAAGACTGTTGGCCTCTATTTCTCCGCATCTTGGTGTGGCCCATGCCGACGATTCACTCCGGAGCTCATCAGCGCATATGAAGGGCTTGTTCCAAAAGGCGATTTTGAGGTTGTATTTATATCGGCTGATGAAGACCAGGAGCAATTCGACAAGTACTTTTCAAAAATGCCTTGGTTGGCCATTCCATTCTCTGATTCAGACACCAGATCATCTCTCGATGAGATATTTGAGGTCTCAGGGATCCCAAATTTGGTCATTCTTGATGGTAATGGTAACCTGTTGACAGATGATGGCACCATGATGATTAGAGAGTATGGTGTTGAGAGCTATCCATTTTCTACGGAAAGGATACAAGAGTTGAAGGCAGAGGAAGAAAATGCTCGAAATAATCAGAGTCTGAAGTCAATTTTGGTACATTCGGCAAGAGATTTTCTTATATACAATGATggcaggaag GTCCCTGTGACAGAGCTTGAAGGAAAGACCGTCGGTTTGCTATTTTCGGCATATTCTTTCGAACCATGCAAGGAATTCATCCCACAACTAGTGGAAGTCTAcaacaagttgaaggaaaaATACTTTGAGATTGTCATGATCTCACTGGATTTCAACACCGAGAGCTTTGATGAGGGATTTCAAGCAGTGCCATGGCTTGCTCTGCCTTTTAATGACTTGACATGCACGAAGTTACCTCGCTACTTTGAGATTGAGGGGATTCCTACACTAGTTATAATTGGACCCGACGGGAAGACGCTGCAGTCAGATGTCGTCGAAGCCATTGAAAATCATGGTGCTGAGGCTTATCCGTTCACTTCAGAAAGGATGGCAGCACTTATGGAAATAGAGAAAGCTAAACTTGCATCACAGACAATAGAATCGCTGCTAGTCTCAGATGAAAGGGACTTTGTCATTGGAAAGGGTGAGCTCAAG GTGCCAGTCTCTGATCTAGTTGGTAAGACTGTCCTCCTCTACTTCTCAGCACACTGGTGTCCTCCATGTCGTGGATTCACCCCCAAGCTTATTGAAACATACCACGAGATCAAAGCTAAGGATTCAGCTTTTGAAATAATCTTCGTCTCAAGTGATCACGACCAAGCAGCATTTGAAGAGTACTTTGCCACAATGCCATTTTTAGCTCTCCCTTACGGCGACATGAGAAAGAAGTCTTTATCAAAAACCTTCAAAGTCACCGGCATCCCGACTCTTGTTGCCATCGGCCCGAATGGCAGGACACTAACGAAAGATGCTAGGAATCTAGTGGCCAATTATGGCGCTGCAGCATATCCTTTCACAGAGGAGCGGCTGAAGGAGCTGGAACAGGAGACGGAAGAAACAGAAACAGCAGAAAGTGATGCTGAAGATGATCAGAATGGAGTCGGCCAAGAAATACAAGGTGAACCATGCAATGAAGGCTTGGTTTGTGATGGTGAAGTTTGCCGTAGAGCCTGA
- the LOC116264316 gene encoding uncharacterized protein LOC116264316 isoform X3, whose product MGCSMRASRIAALLNLQPHPEGGYYKETLRDSSIHLNVSQLPPHYKVERPVSSSIYFLLPSGSVTYLHRIPCAEVLHFYMGEPFTIFQLTENGQFKLSVLGPDLEAGQHLQYTVPPLVWFGFYPTKDIESYASDGSSITKSPPRDADLHFTLSGCTCAPAFQFDDNEIDRV is encoded by the exons atgggttGTTCTATGAGGGCTTCGAGGATTGCTGCTCTTCTGAATCTCCAGCCCCATCCAGAAGGTGGTTATTACAAAGAAACACTCAGGGATTCTTCCATACACCTCAACGTATCTCAGCTTCCACCCCATT ACAAGGTGGAAAGACCGGTCAGCTCATCAATATATTTCCTCTTGCCATCTGGAAGTGTCACGTATCTGCATAGAATTCCTTGTGCTGAAGTGCTGCATTTCTACATGGGAGAACCTTTTACT ATCTTCCAGCTAACTGAAAATGGGCAGTTCAAACTGAGCGTGCTTGGCCCTGACCTGGAAGCTGGTCAACATCTGCAATATACTGTACCACCTCTTGTCTGGTTTGGCTTTTACCCAACCAAGGACATAGAGAGCTATGCTTCAGATGGAAGCTCTATCACAAAATCTCCACCAAGAGATGCTGATCTCCATTTCACTTTATCCGGGTGCACATGTGCACCAGCTTTTCAGTTTGACGACAATGAG ATTGACAGGGTCTGA
- the LOC116264316 gene encoding uncharacterized protein LOC116264316 isoform X2, whose amino-acid sequence MGCSMRASRIAALLNLQPHPEGGYYKETLRDSSIHLNVSQLPPHYKVERPVSSSIYFLLPSGSVTYLHRIPCAEVLHFYMGEPFTLTENGQFKLSVLGPDLEAGQHLQYTVPPLVWFGFYPTKDIESYASDGSSITKSPPRDADLHFTLSGCTCAPAFQFDDNEVATLSQVLPLCPKAEAFLRLLTPAD is encoded by the exons atgggttGTTCTATGAGGGCTTCGAGGATTGCTGCTCTTCTGAATCTCCAGCCCCATCCAGAAGGTGGTTATTACAAAGAAACACTCAGGGATTCTTCCATACACCTCAACGTATCTCAGCTTCCACCCCATT ACAAGGTGGAAAGACCGGTCAGCTCATCAATATATTTCCTCTTGCCATCTGGAAGTGTCACGTATCTGCATAGAATTCCTTGTGCTGAAGTGCTGCATTTCTACATGGGAGAACCTTTTACT CTAACTGAAAATGGGCAGTTCAAACTGAGCGTGCTTGGCCCTGACCTGGAAGCTGGTCAACATCTGCAATATACTGTACCACCTCTTGTCTGGTTTGGCTTTTACCCAACCAAGGACATAGAGAGCTATGCTTCAGATGGAAGCTCTATCACAAAATCTCCACCAAGAGATGCTGATCTCCATTTCACTTTATCCGGGTGCACATGTGCACCAGCTTTTCAGTTTGACGACAATGAGGTGGCCACTCTTTCCCAAGTTCTCCCCTTGTGCCCAAAGGCCGAGGCATTCTTACGCCTGCTCACCCCTGCAGATTGA
- the LOC116264316 gene encoding uncharacterized protein LOC116264316 isoform X1, translating to MGCSMRASRIAALLNLQPHPEGGYYKETLRDSSIHLNVSQLPPHYKVERPVSSSIYFLLPSGSVTYLHRIPCAEVLHFYMGEPFTIFQLTENGQFKLSVLGPDLEAGQHLQYTVPPLVWFGFYPTKDIESYASDGSSITKSPPRDADLHFTLSGCTCAPAFQFDDNEVATLSQVLPLCPKAEAFLRLLTPAD from the exons atgggttGTTCTATGAGGGCTTCGAGGATTGCTGCTCTTCTGAATCTCCAGCCCCATCCAGAAGGTGGTTATTACAAAGAAACACTCAGGGATTCTTCCATACACCTCAACGTATCTCAGCTTCCACCCCATT ACAAGGTGGAAAGACCGGTCAGCTCATCAATATATTTCCTCTTGCCATCTGGAAGTGTCACGTATCTGCATAGAATTCCTTGTGCTGAAGTGCTGCATTTCTACATGGGAGAACCTTTTACT ATCTTCCAGCTAACTGAAAATGGGCAGTTCAAACTGAGCGTGCTTGGCCCTGACCTGGAAGCTGGTCAACATCTGCAATATACTGTACCACCTCTTGTCTGGTTTGGCTTTTACCCAACCAAGGACATAGAGAGCTATGCTTCAGATGGAAGCTCTATCACAAAATCTCCACCAAGAGATGCTGATCTCCATTTCACTTTATCCGGGTGCACATGTGCACCAGCTTTTCAGTTTGACGACAATGAGGTGGCCACTCTTTCCCAAGTTCTCCCCTTGTGCCCAAAGGCCGAGGCATTCTTACGCCTGCTCACCCCTGCAGATTGA